The Pantoea nemavictus genome includes a region encoding these proteins:
- a CDS encoding microcin C ABC transporter permease YejB: protein MAAYFLRRLLLIIPTLWAIITLNFFIVQIAPGGPVDQALANVQFGHSTGIPGSGGGDSGARGALLRDNPGDSQYRGARGLDPEVIAEIKHRYGFDKPLLQRYGEMLWNYIRFDFGDSLFRSASVLQLIKESLPVSISLGLWSTIIIYLVSIPLGIKKAVRNGSPFDIWSSIFIIIGNSIPAFLFGIMLIVLFAGGSYFDWFPLRGLTSPQFDTLPWYSKITDYLWHITLPVLATVIGGFATLTMLTKNSFLDEIRKQYVVTARAKGLDEKRVLYGHVFRNAMLLVIAGFPATFISMFFTSSVLIEVMFSLNGMGLLGYDATIQRDYPVMFGTLYIFTLIGLLMNILSDLTYTLVDPRIDFEGR, encoded by the coding sequence TTGGCAGCCTATTTTCTACGCAGGTTACTGCTGATCATCCCCACTTTGTGGGCGATCATCACCCTGAACTTTTTTATTGTGCAGATCGCACCAGGCGGGCCGGTCGATCAGGCGTTAGCCAACGTGCAATTTGGCCACAGCACCGGCATTCCCGGCTCTGGCGGCGGTGACAGCGGCGCGCGCGGAGCCTTGCTGCGTGACAATCCCGGTGATAGTCAATATCGCGGTGCACGCGGCCTCGATCCGGAAGTGATCGCTGAGATTAAACATCGTTACGGCTTTGATAAACCGTTACTGCAGCGTTATGGCGAGATGCTGTGGAACTACATCCGTTTCGATTTTGGCGATAGCCTGTTCCGCAGCGCCTCGGTGCTGCAGCTGATCAAAGAGAGTTTGCCGGTCTCGATAAGTCTTGGATTGTGGAGCACGATAATTATTTATCTGGTATCGATTCCGCTCGGCATTAAAAAGGCGGTACGCAACGGCAGCCCCTTCGATATCTGGAGCAGCATCTTTATTATCATCGGTAATTCTATTCCAGCATTTCTGTTCGGCATCATGCTGATTGTCCTGTTCGCGGGCGGCAGCTATTTCGACTGGTTCCCACTGCGCGGCCTGACCTCTCCGCAGTTTGATACGCTGCCCTGGTATAGCAAAATCACCGACTATCTCTGGCACATCACGCTGCCGGTGCTGGCCACGGTGATTGGCGGTTTCGCCACGCTGACCATGCTGACCAAAAACTCGTTTCTCGATGAGATTCGTAAACAATATGTGGTCACCGCGCGTGCAAAAGGGTTGGATGAGAAGCGGGTGCTGTACGGTCACGTGTTCCGTAATGCCATGCTGCTGGTGATTGCCGGCTTCCCCGCCACCTTTATCAGCATGTTTTTCACCAGTTCGGTGTTGATTGAGGTGATGTTCTCACTCAACGGTATGGGCCTGCTCGGCTATGACGCCACCATTCAGCGCGATTATCCGGTGATGTTCGGCACGCTGTATATTTTCACGCTAATTGGTCTGCTCATGAACATTCTCAGCGATCTCACCTACACGCTGGTCGATCCGCGCATTGATTTTGAGGGACGCTGA
- a CDS encoding GTP-binding protein yields the protein MTRVNLITGFLGSGKTTTLLHLLANKPANENWAILVNEFGEIGIDGALLADRGATLKEIPGGCMCCVNGLPLQVGLNMLLKQAKPDRLIIEPTGLGHPKQLLNMLRAAVYQPWIQVDATLTLLDPRQLADERVVANENFRDQLVAADIIVANKSDRWSDEDRQRLQAWQQQFLGERQLVEAAWGQIDPALLTQPALADRAVPDAAHHHHSPRPQGLAALKLEGQARWRRALNEGQGYASCGWIFDGDTVFDTIAALEWARLAPVDRVKGVLRTADGLVNINRQGEDLFIETRPTTPPDSRIELIHHQPAEWNLLQASLLKIRLN from the coding sequence GTGACGCGCGTAAACCTGATTACCGGATTTCTCGGCAGCGGGAAAACCACCACGCTACTGCATCTGTTAGCCAATAAGCCTGCCAACGAAAACTGGGCGATACTGGTCAATGAATTTGGCGAAATTGGCATCGATGGCGCGCTGCTCGCCGATCGCGGTGCCACGCTCAAAGAGATTCCCGGTGGCTGCATGTGCTGCGTCAACGGCTTGCCGCTGCAAGTGGGCTTAAATATGCTGCTGAAGCAGGCGAAACCCGATCGCCTGATCATTGAACCTACCGGCCTTGGTCATCCCAAACAGCTGCTTAACATGTTGCGTGCCGCGGTTTATCAACCCTGGATTCAGGTGGATGCGACCTTAACGCTGCTCGATCCGCGCCAGTTAGCTGATGAGCGCGTGGTGGCGAATGAGAATTTCCGCGATCAGCTGGTAGCGGCAGATATCATCGTTGCCAATAAAAGCGATCGCTGGAGTGACGAAGATCGTCAGCGCTTACAGGCATGGCAGCAACAATTCCTCGGCGAACGTCAACTGGTGGAAGCGGCGTGGGGACAGATCGACCCCGCTCTGCTGACACAGCCGGCATTGGCGGATCGTGCGGTTCCCGATGCGGCACATCATCATCACTCTCCGCGTCCGCAAGGGTTGGCGGCGCTTAAATTAGAGGGTCAGGCACGCTGGCGCCGTGCGTTAAATGAAGGTCAGGGCTATGCTTCCTGTGGCTGGATTTTTGATGGTGATACGGTGTTTGATACCATTGCCGCGCTAGAGTGGGCAAGGCTTGCGCCCGTTGATCGGGTGAAGGGCGTATTGCGCACTGCAGACGGGTTAGTCAACATCAATCGCCAGGGCGAAGATCTGTTTATTGAAACGCGCCCCACTACGCCGCCTGATAGCCGTATCGAATTGATCCATCATCAGCCGGCAGAGTGGAATCTTTTGCAGGCGAGCTTGTTGAAGATTCGTTTAAATTAG
- a CDS encoding extracellular solute-binding protein has protein sequence MLLRFVTALLLCSAITPLHAATINESYAFAKLGEPKYAVNFTHYDYANPAAPKGGKMTLAVVGTYDNFNRFASRGNPGIGTDTLYDGLFTTSDDEPGSYYPLIAESARYPDDYRWMEVSINPHAQFQDGTPITAQDVAFTFQKFMTEGVPQFRVAFRDVKVKALNRLTMRIDVPKADKDRILSWLTLPVLPEKFWQNKKFNEPIGYPPLASGPYRVTSYKSGQFIQYSRVKDYWAANLPVNRGRFNFDTLRYDYYLDDNVAFEAFKAGAYDLREESSAKKWATQYLGRNFDSHAIVKSTIPNTVSTDTRWLAFNNEKPLFADRRVREAITLAFDFEWMNKALFYGAYKRTNSYFQNTDYAAQGYPKAEQLILLAPYKAQLPPEVFNNQYAPPRSDGSGFDRGNLLKAMNLLKEAGWQIKNQQLVNVKTGQPFRFELLMRSGTQNDWALPFQHSLERLGIQVSLRQIDSSQYLRRLREGDYDMIPSLYYAMPWPSTSLRTIWQSEFINSSWNTPRVKDPIVDHFVQQIVEHQGDEKALLPLGQALDRILLWNAYMIPMWYSAEDRMAYWDKFSHPEIKPAFATGLENWWYDVNKAGRLPADRR, from the coding sequence ATGCTGCTGCGTTTTGTCACAGCGTTGTTGCTTTGTAGCGCCATTACGCCGCTGCATGCCGCAACCATCAACGAAAGCTATGCCTTCGCGAAGCTGGGCGAGCCGAAATATGCGGTGAATTTTACCCATTACGATTACGCCAATCCTGCTGCGCCAAAAGGCGGCAAGATGACTTTGGCGGTGGTCGGCACATATGACAACTTCAATCGTTTCGCCTCACGCGGCAATCCCGGCATTGGCACCGATACCTTGTATGACGGCCTGTTTACCACGTCGGATGATGAACCTGGCAGCTACTACCCGCTGATCGCCGAATCGGCACGCTATCCAGACGACTATCGCTGGATGGAAGTATCGATCAATCCCCATGCTCAGTTTCAGGACGGAACGCCCATCACAGCCCAGGATGTCGCTTTCACCTTCCAGAAATTTATGACTGAAGGCGTGCCGCAGTTTCGCGTGGCATTTCGCGACGTAAAAGTTAAAGCGCTTAATCGCCTTACAATGCGCATTGACGTGCCGAAAGCGGATAAAGATCGAATTCTCAGCTGGCTGACGCTGCCGGTATTGCCAGAGAAGTTCTGGCAAAACAAGAAGTTTAATGAGCCGATTGGTTATCCACCGCTGGCCAGCGGGCCTTATCGCGTTACGTCGTACAAATCAGGTCAGTTTATTCAGTACAGCCGGGTAAAGGATTACTGGGCCGCCAATCTGCCAGTGAACCGCGGTCGCTTTAATTTCGACACGCTACGCTACGACTATTACCTCGATGACAACGTGGCGTTCGAGGCCTTCAAAGCAGGCGCTTACGATTTACGCGAAGAGAGTTCAGCGAAGAAATGGGCCACGCAATATCTCGGCCGCAACTTTGATAGCCACGCCATCGTCAAATCGACCATCCCCAACACCGTTTCCACCGATACGCGCTGGCTGGCCTTCAACAACGAGAAGCCACTGTTCGCCGATCGTCGCGTGCGGGAAGCCATTACGCTGGCCTTTGATTTTGAATGGATGAACAAAGCCCTGTTCTACGGAGCCTACAAGCGCACCAACAGCTATTTCCAGAATACCGACTATGCGGCGCAAGGCTATCCCAAGGCCGAACAGCTGATCTTACTGGCGCCTTACAAAGCCCAACTACCGCCTGAAGTGTTCAACAATCAATATGCTCCGCCGCGTTCAGACGGCAGCGGTTTCGATCGTGGCAACTTATTGAAAGCCATGAATTTGCTCAAAGAAGCCGGCTGGCAGATTAAAAATCAGCAGTTAGTCAACGTTAAAACCGGTCAACCATTCCGCTTTGAACTGCTAATGCGCAGCGGCACCCAGAATGACTGGGCGCTGCCGTTCCAGCACAGCCTTGAACGACTGGGCATACAAGTTTCGCTGCGCCAGATTGACAGCTCGCAATATTTGCGGCGCTTACGCGAAGGTGACTACGACATGATTCCGTCACTCTATTATGCGATGCCGTGGCCTTCTACCAGCTTGCGCACTATCTGGCAGTCGGAGTTTATTAACTCTTCCTGGAATACGCCGCGGGTGAAAGATCCGATCGTCGACCATTTTGTTCAGCAGATCGTTGAGCATCAGGGCGACGAAAAAGCCTTGCTGCCGCTCGGCCAAGCACTGGATCGCATCCTATTGTGGAATGCCTACATGATCCCGATGTGGTACAGCGCCGAAGATCGCATGGCGTACTGGGATAAATTTTCCCATCCCGAGATTAAACCCGCGTTCGCTACTGGTCTGGAAAACTGGTGGTACGATGTGAACAAAGCCGGACGATTGCCGGCCGATCGACGCTGA
- the yejF gene encoding microcin C ABC transporter ATP-binding protein YejF: protein MSLLTVNHLAVTFQDRCVVEEISLQIDAGETLALVGESGSGKSVTALSIMRLLPQPPVNYPHGEILFNGQDILQASERTMRGLRGNQMAMIFQEPMVSLNPLHNVEKQLYEVLSVHRGMRREAARGEMLSCLDRVGIRNAASRLQDFPHQLSGGERQRVMIAMALLTQPKLLIADEPTTALDVTVQAQILQLLRELQRELNMGMLFITHNLNIVRQLAHSVTVMRNGRGIEHNRCDLLLSQPQQPYTRELLAAEPDGQPVPLSDAPPLLQVKNLQVGFPIRRGLLRRTVAEKIALQDLSFTLRRGESLGLVGESGSGKSTTGLALLRLIAARGEIWFEDQPLHQLSPKQLLPLRQRIQVVFQDPNSSLNPRMTVQQVIAEGLAVHRPELSAGEQEAKVIAVMQEVGLDADSRSRYPAEFSGGQRQRIAIARALILEPQLIVLDEPTSSLDRSVQKQILTLLRRLQQQHQLAYLFISHDLQVVRALCHQLIVLREGEVVEQGDCDTLFNAPTADYTRQLLASAQGRDLSQ, encoded by the coding sequence ATGAGCCTGTTAACGGTAAATCATCTGGCGGTGACCTTTCAGGATCGCTGCGTGGTGGAAGAGATTTCGCTGCAGATCGATGCCGGTGAAACGCTGGCGCTGGTGGGCGAATCCGGATCCGGTAAGAGCGTGACCGCGCTGTCGATCATGCGCTTATTGCCGCAGCCGCCGGTCAACTATCCGCACGGCGAAATTCTGTTCAACGGCCAGGATATTTTGCAGGCCAGCGAACGCACGATGCGCGGACTGCGTGGTAACCAGATGGCGATGATTTTTCAGGAACCGATGGTATCGCTCAATCCGTTGCATAACGTGGAAAAGCAGCTGTACGAAGTGCTGTCGGTGCATCGCGGTATGCGGCGCGAAGCGGCACGCGGAGAGATGCTGAGCTGCCTCGATCGTGTTGGCATTCGTAATGCGGCATCGCGTCTGCAGGATTTTCCACACCAGCTTTCCGGCGGCGAACGCCAGCGCGTGATGATCGCCATGGCGCTGCTCACCCAGCCAAAGCTGCTGATCGCCGATGAGCCGACCACCGCATTGGATGTCACGGTTCAGGCGCAGATTCTGCAACTGCTGCGCGAACTGCAGCGTGAACTGAACATGGGCATGTTGTTCATCACACATAACCTGAATATTGTGCGTCAGCTGGCGCATAGCGTCACCGTGATGCGCAATGGACGCGGCATCGAACACAACCGCTGTGATTTACTGTTAAGCCAGCCGCAGCAGCCGTACACGCGTGAATTACTGGCCGCCGAGCCGGATGGCCAGCCGGTGCCACTAAGCGATGCGCCACCGCTGCTGCAGGTGAAAAACTTGCAGGTCGGTTTCCCGATCCGTCGTGGATTGCTGCGGCGAACCGTGGCGGAAAAGATAGCGCTACAAGATCTCAGCTTTACCCTGCGTCGCGGAGAAAGTCTCGGGCTGGTGGGGGAATCGGGTTCTGGAAAAAGCACCACCGGACTGGCACTGCTGCGTTTGATCGCCGCGCGCGGTGAGATTTGGTTTGAGGATCAGCCGCTGCATCAGCTGTCACCGAAACAATTGTTGCCGCTGCGTCAGCGCATTCAGGTGGTGTTTCAGGATCCAAATTCGTCGCTCAATCCGCGGATGACGGTGCAACAAGTGATTGCTGAAGGATTGGCAGTACATCGTCCTGAGCTCAGCGCTGGCGAGCAGGAAGCAAAGGTGATTGCGGTGATGCAGGAAGTGGGACTTGATGCCGACAGCCGTTCGCGCTATCCGGCAGAATTTTCAGGCGGTCAGCGCCAGCGCATTGCTATCGCCCGTGCGCTGATTCTCGAACCGCAGCTGATCGTGCTGGATGAACCCACCTCATCGCTGGATCGCTCAGTGCAAAAGCAAATTCTCACCCTGCTGCGCCGCTTACAGCAGCAGCACCAGTTAGCTTATCTGTTTATTAGCCATGATTTACAGGTGGTGCGTGCGCTGTGTCACCAGCTGATTGTGCTGCGTGAGGGCGAGGTGGTGGAACAAGGTGACTGCGATACGTTGTTCAACGCACCAACAGCCGACTATACACGTCAGCTATTGGCATCCGCTCAGGGGAGAGATCTCAGTCAGTGA
- a CDS encoding phosphatase PAP2 family protein produces the protein MRASRLITILLLNALGVMLFLSWYLPPDHGFWFGIDKAIFYGFNDQMVDHHGFALLVAITNFRGFDLVSLLAMGLLYLWFWRRETPQGRRRMLAIGITMLLSAVVLNQLGHLLPVQHSSPTLFFKNVHRVSELTGIPAKDASKDSFPGDHGMMLIIFTCFMWRYFGFRAFLVGLVITVVFALPRVMAGAHWFTDIAVGSLSVVLVGMSWCLLTPFSDKLVNWLNRSLPGKYKPRT, from the coding sequence ATGCGCGCTTCTCGATTAATCACCATCCTGCTGCTAAATGCGCTGGGAGTGATGCTGTTCCTTTCATGGTACCTGCCGCCGGATCACGGGTTCTGGTTTGGTATCGATAAAGCCATCTTTTATGGCTTTAATGATCAGATGGTTGATCATCACGGCTTCGCACTGTTGGTGGCCATTACTAACTTCCGCGGCTTCGATCTGGTTTCGCTGCTGGCAATGGGATTGCTGTATCTGTGGTTCTGGCGTCGCGAGACACCGCAGGGCCGCCGCCGCATGCTCGCCATTGGCATCACCATGCTGCTGAGCGCCGTAGTGCTGAATCAGCTTGGCCACTTGCTGCCGGTGCAACACTCCAGCCCAACGCTGTTCTTTAAAAATGTGCATCGCGTGAGTGAACTGACCGGAATTCCGGCTAAAGATGCCTCCAAAGATAGCTTCCCTGGCGACCACGGCATGATGCTGATTATCTTCACCTGCTTTATGTGGCGCTATTTCGGCTTCCGTGCGTTTCTGGTGGGTTTGGTGATTACCGTGGTGTTCGCTCTGCCGCGCGTGATGGCTGGTGCGCACTGGTTTACTGATATCGCCGTGGGATCGTTATCGGTGGTGCTGGTTGGCATGAGCTGGTGCCTGTTAACGCCGTTCAGCGACAAACTGGTTAATTGGCTCAATCGTTCACTGCCGGGTAAATATAAGCCGCGCACGTAA
- a CDS encoding cyclic di-GMP phosphodiesterase, giving the protein MPLSGKLKRHASYSRRIAWSSVIIGAVFFLLFVIVLLTLTWQKRVQQHEQLLAHSRDDLQQVITSLMDTLYPLQQYPQLSCSSVSRELTSRAAFAGNLRAILLVRNGNAYCSSATGAFLLAASAISPESELERDRDMRLLEGTPLLPTKPALALWMKTPGAAETGILATMNISLTPYQLLASYHSEITGMALVIGNKALLSGSNQVVNVRDLPTPLQEMAFNNGALHFLLFGTTLAPRDYSLTLMTAVLFALLVTAASWLLLTRHQRPGKEIMQGIKRGQFHVEYQPLVTAHDGQPYGVEALLRWTHPTEGMIPPDVFIGYAEAQNLIIPLTQHLFRLVARDAQFLYTQLPQGTRMSLNLSPLHLASESFRDDVQLWINAMPADHFNYVFEITERTMVGEKSADEIFAWLHENNFKIAIDDFGTGHSALIYLEKYPFDYLKIDRGFVQSIGTETVTSPVLDAVLLLAKKLNLKTVAEGVETGDQAAWLVNRGVTHLQGYLFSRPLRPESLVSYYQRQRALS; this is encoded by the coding sequence ATGCCACTGTCGGGGAAATTAAAACGTCACGCGAGCTATTCACGCCGCATCGCCTGGAGTAGCGTGATTATTGGCGCCGTCTTCTTTCTGCTTTTTGTCATCGTTCTATTAACGCTTACCTGGCAAAAACGCGTACAGCAACATGAACAGCTGCTGGCCCATAGCCGCGACGATTTACAACAGGTGATCACTAGCCTGATGGATACGCTCTATCCACTGCAACAATACCCCCAATTGTCATGTAGCAGCGTCAGTCGTGAGCTCACTTCGCGCGCAGCCTTCGCCGGTAACCTTCGCGCTATCCTGTTAGTACGTAATGGTAATGCCTACTGTTCATCGGCAACCGGCGCTTTTCTGCTGGCCGCCAGCGCTATCTCTCCTGAATCTGAACTGGAACGCGATCGTGATATGCGCCTGCTGGAAGGCACGCCATTGCTGCCAACCAAGCCGGCGCTGGCGCTATGGATGAAAACGCCAGGTGCGGCGGAAACCGGTATTCTCGCCACCATGAACATTAGCCTGACGCCTTATCAGTTGCTGGCTTCTTATCATTCAGAAATCACCGGCATGGCGCTGGTCATCGGTAATAAAGCTTTGTTGAGCGGCAGCAATCAGGTAGTTAACGTCCGTGATTTACCGACCCCGCTACAGGAAATGGCATTCAACAATGGCGCGCTGCACTTTTTGCTGTTTGGCACGACGTTAGCGCCGCGCGATTACTCCCTCACGTTAATGACCGCTGTACTGTTCGCTTTGCTGGTTACTGCGGCTAGTTGGTTATTGCTGACCCGGCATCAGCGCCCTGGCAAAGAGATCATGCAGGGCATCAAACGTGGCCAGTTCCATGTTGAATATCAACCACTTGTCACCGCACACGATGGCCAGCCGTATGGCGTTGAGGCACTACTACGCTGGACGCATCCTACCGAAGGTATGATCCCGCCCGATGTGTTTATCGGTTACGCGGAAGCGCAGAATCTGATTATTCCGCTTACTCAGCATCTGTTTAGGCTGGTCGCGCGCGATGCTCAGTTTCTCTACACCCAGTTGCCGCAAGGTACGCGCATGAGCCTGAATCTTTCACCTCTGCATCTTGCCTCGGAAAGCTTCCGCGATGATGTGCAGCTGTGGATTAACGCCATGCCCGCCGACCACTTCAACTACGTGTTTGAAATTACCGAGCGCACCATGGTTGGCGAGAAGAGTGCCGACGAGATTTTCGCCTGGCTGCATGAAAACAATTTCAAGATTGCTATTGATGACTTCGGCACTGGTCACAGTGCATTAATCTATCTGGAAAAATATCCGTTCGATTACCTGAAAATTGATCGCGGTTTTGTGCAAAGCATTGGCACGGAAACCGTTACGTCACCGGTGTTGGATGCGGTGCTGCTGCTGGCAAAGAAGCTCAATTTGAAAACCGTGGCCGAAGGCGTAGAGACCGGCGACCAGGCAGCGTGGCTGGTGAATCGTGGCGTGACTCATTTGCAGGGCTATCTGTTTAGTCGACCGCTACGACCAGAAAGCCTGGTCAGCTATTATCAACGCCAACGTGCGCTGAGTTAA
- the yeiP gene encoding elongation factor P-like protein YeiP: MPKANEIKKGMAVTWNGKLLLVKDIDVQSPSARGAATLYKMRFTDVRTGLKVEERFKGDDIIDAISLSRRAVTFSYIDGDEYVFMDDEDYTPYNFKKDQIEEELLFIPEGGIPGIQVLTMDGQVLALELPQTVDMEIVDTSPGIKGASASARSKPAGMSTGLSIQVPEYLSNGDRIRIHIAERRYMGRAD, from the coding sequence ATGCCAAAGGCAAATGAGATAAAAAAAGGGATGGCTGTCACCTGGAACGGCAAACTGTTGCTGGTGAAAGACATTGATGTGCAAAGTCCAAGCGCACGCGGTGCCGCTACGCTCTACAAGATGCGTTTTACCGATGTCCGCACCGGCCTGAAAGTGGAAGAACGCTTCAAGGGCGACGACATTATTGACGCCATTTCGCTCAGCCGCCGTGCCGTTACCTTCTCTTATATAGATGGTGATGAGTATGTGTTTATGGATGACGAAGATTACACGCCGTATAACTTCAAAAAAGATCAAATCGAAGAAGAGCTGCTGTTTATTCCTGAAGGCGGCATTCCCGGTATTCAGGTGCTGACCATGGACGGCCAGGTGCTGGCACTGGAGCTGCCACAAACCGTCGACATGGAGATTGTTGATACTTCACCAGGCATCAAAGGCGCATCCGCCAGCGCACGCTCTAAACCTGCCGGCATGAGCACCGGTTTGTCGATTCAGGTGCCCGAGTATCTCAGCAATGGCGATCGCATCCGCATTCATATTGCTGAACGTCGCTATATGGGCCGCGCTGACTAA
- a CDS encoding ABC transporter permease, translating into MRLSPVNQQRWQRFRHNRRGYWSLWIFLIIFVLSLGAELLANDKPLLVHYQQRWYMPLLFNYSESDYGGDFATPADYQDPWLKQRIAQQGWAIWAPIRFGDSTINFATDVPFPSPPSMQNWLGTDANGGDVLARLLYGTRISLLFGILLTLFSSVIGILVGAVQGYFGGLIDLIGQRLIEVWSGMPSLFLLILLSSVIQPNFWWLLLVTVVFGWMSLVSVVRAEFLRTRNYDYIRAARALGVSDSRIMLRHMLPNAMVATLTFLPFILCASITTLTSLDFLGFGLPIGSPSLGELLLQGKNNLQAPWLGLAGFFALALLLSLLIFIGEAVRDAFDPSRGR; encoded by the coding sequence ATGCGTTTATCTCCTGTAAACCAGCAGCGCTGGCAGCGTTTTCGTCATAACCGCCGTGGTTACTGGTCGCTGTGGATTTTCCTGATCATTTTTGTCCTGTCACTGGGTGCCGAGTTGCTGGCCAACGACAAACCGCTGCTGGTGCACTATCAGCAACGCTGGTATATGCCGCTGTTGTTCAACTACAGCGAAAGTGATTACGGCGGCGATTTCGCCACGCCCGCTGACTATCAGGATCCGTGGCTGAAACAGCGTATTGCTCAGCAAGGTTGGGCGATTTGGGCACCGATTCGCTTTGGCGATAGCACCATCAATTTCGCCACCGATGTACCCTTCCCTTCCCCGCCTTCCATGCAAAACTGGCTGGGTACCGATGCCAACGGCGGTGATGTGCTGGCGCGTTTGCTGTATGGCACGCGCATCTCACTGCTGTTTGGCATTCTGTTAACGCTGTTTTCCAGTGTGATTGGCATCCTGGTGGGGGCAGTACAGGGCTATTTTGGTGGACTCATTGATCTGATCGGCCAGCGCCTGATAGAAGTGTGGTCCGGCATGCCTTCACTGTTCTTGCTGATTCTACTATCCAGCGTGATTCAGCCCAATTTCTGGTGGCTGCTGCTGGTCACGGTGGTGTTTGGCTGGATGAGTCTGGTAAGCGTGGTGCGCGCCGAATTTCTGCGCACGCGTAATTATGATTATATTCGTGCCGCACGTGCGCTGGGCGTTAGCGACAGCCGCATTATGCTGCGTCACATGCTGCCCAACGCCATGGTGGCAACGCTGACGTTTCTACCCTTTATTCTCTGCGCTTCAATCACCACCCTGACATCGCTGGATTTCCTCGGCTTTGGTTTACCGATCGGATCGCCGTCACTGGGTGAGCTGCTGCTGCAGGGGAAAAATAATTTACAGGCACCGTGGTTAGGCCTTGCCGGCTTTTTTGCCCTCGCTCTGCTGCTGTCGCTACTGATTTTTATTGGCGAAGCGGTACGCGATGCCTTTGACCCGAGTCGAGGACGCTAA
- the mepS gene encoding bifunctional murein DD-endopeptidase/murein LD-carboxypeptidase, whose translation MVKSQPILRYLRRIIPAVALATLLSACSSTHNGQNANNENHEVNNQNGFLLQASQDEFEQMVQNVDVKSRIMEQYSDWKGVRYRLGGDTKRGIDCSAFVQRTFREQFGLDLPRSTSQQQDTGKEISRNKLRAGDLVLFRAGSTGRHVGIYLGNDNFVHASTSSGVMISNLNDSYWKTRYREARRVLAKNPS comes from the coding sequence ATGGTCAAGTCTCAACCAATTCTGAGATACCTCAGGCGGATCATTCCCGCAGTAGCTTTAGCAACGCTTTTATCAGCATGTAGCAGTACCCATAACGGTCAGAACGCGAACAACGAGAATCATGAAGTTAACAACCAGAATGGTTTTTTACTTCAAGCGTCTCAGGACGAATTTGAACAGATGGTGCAGAACGTGGACGTTAAGTCCCGCATCATGGAACAGTACAGTGACTGGAAAGGTGTCCGATATCGCTTAGGCGGTGACACCAAACGCGGCATTGATTGTTCTGCTTTTGTTCAGCGCACCTTTCGCGAGCAGTTTGGTTTAGATTTGCCACGCTCAACGTCACAGCAGCAAGACACCGGCAAAGAGATTTCCCGCAATAAATTGCGCGCAGGTGACTTAGTGCTGTTCCGCGCCGGTTCTACCGGTCGCCACGTTGGCATTTATCTCGGCAACGATAACTTCGTTCACGCATCGACTAGCAGTGGCGTAATGATTTCCAATTTGAACGACAGTTATTGGAAAACACGTTATCGCGAAGCGCGTCGGGTTTTAGCTAAAAACCCAAGCTAA